Within Quercus lobata isolate SW786 chromosome 5, ValleyOak3.0 Primary Assembly, whole genome shotgun sequence, the genomic segment ACCTTTTGCCTATCAGAAATGAAGACCAACTGAAGCTCCTCTGGCCTCCCTATATCATcagcaaaaatttccaaaaaccatATCCAAGACTCCCTGGTTTCTTGTTCCACAACAGCCATGGCTACTGGAAAAATGTTGTCATTTGCATCCTTGGCAGTGGCAGATAAGATTTGCCCACCAAATCTGTGCTTTATGTGACAACCATCTAAACCTATAAATGGCCTGCATCCACCTAAAAATCCTACCTTCTAAGCATTGAACCTAACATACATCCTCTTAAATTTTGGCTGGGAAGTCTCCTCAGCCATTTCTGTCTGCAATATAACCCTACTCCCCTTGTCTACAGTGGTTATCATTTGTGCATAGTCCCTAAGGACACCATATTGCAGTTGCTCATCTCCATTTATCAAATCCTTTGCCTTTCTCTTTGACCTATACACTTGGTTTACACTTAGGTCAACAGATAAATTTTGCATCACATGGTTGTGTACACCATTCACCtcccaatttggatttttgctaaaatcctcAATGAACCTCTTAGCAACATAAGCTGATGTTGCTTGGGTGTTTTTGAAAGACTTGGGACAAGTACAGTCATCAGTCAAGGTcttaatttgaaatgttagCTCTCCACTTATTTGAGATGCATAACATCTCCACCCACACCCATTCTTGCAGTGAACTgatatcttggtcttctcattaagcttgaatttgatgtcaatagGTTTTTTGATTGCATACTCCCTCAAAGCAGCTCTGAACACCTTTGCGTTAGGGAACTTCATCTCCTTCTTCAGTACAACATTTCTCATGTCACTCTTAGCATTAAACTCTACTTGCTTAGGTACCTGCTCATCATCAGACCCATCCATGCTTACCAGGTCATCCTCAAGGGCTGGCTCAGCTCACTCAGGGTCTGTGTGGGGTGCATTGCTTGATTCTGGGTCTGTGTGGGGTGCATTGCTTGATTCTGGGGCTGTGTGGGGTGCATTGCTTGATTCTGGGGCTGTGTGGGGTGCATTGCTTGATTCTGAGGCTGTGTGGGGTGCATTGCTTGATTCTGGGTTTGTATTGGGAGCAGAACCTTGTGGAGCTGAGTTTTGAGCAGCAAATACATCATCACCAAAGCCATCCCCCTCTAGGCCTTCATTTAgccaatcatcatcatcatcatcatcatctccttcaACATTATGTTCTTCATCTCTTGCATCAATGTCAACATCCtcaacatcttcttcatcatcactctcatcatcattctcatcatcttcatcatcatcactatccaATTCTATTTCAACCCTTGCTGCATCACCACTTACATCACCACCTGCATGACCACCTACACCATCTGCCACTCCCCCTGCATCACCACCTACACCACCTGCCATTCCCCCTGCCACTCCCCCTGCATCACCACCTACGCCACCATCTGCCACTCCCCCTGCATCAGGATACTCAACTGCCAATGGCTCCACATCTATGTCAGTATAGATTATGATTTTTTCAGCATACCATGCCTTATGAAGGTTAGTCATGTTTACGACATCTGTATCTGTTTCTATGTCTCTTAAATCATGCTGTAGATCACCATCAGGAATTAAATACTTATATCTACTGTGTTCCTTAGGAGCACCAACTAGATGGCATAAATCCCGAATTTCAAAGTAACTCAACTTGTCAGGGTCAATCTCTGTCAGTAAAGGTACAGACCCACCCACATATTGTATGGTTGGCTCCTCCACAAAACATCCCCCAACATGAATTTTAAGGTCAAATGTGACATCATCCATCTGCaattaaaataagtattttgtTTACACACACTGACATGCAGAAAGTGAGAAGAAGCCAAAAGAGACAACAAGCCAACAAATTGACAACAACACATGGACAAAGGACCACATAAAGCACATGCAAAACCAGACTTCCAACAAATTCATAGGGACCACACTACCCACACTTCACAAACAAGTGCAATCATTGACAAATAAACTTGATTCCTTCAGGTATATGCATTATAGAAACAACAATAGCAAAATGCATATCCTAAGCGATTCTACACATAAATAGCAAAATGCtaatttaacatacaaaaaaaaatttactgtgCAGATGAACAGCAAAACCTAACTACGTGGGTCGGTCACCATAAAAACATCAAGAACCCAAATGCAGATGAAAAAACATCACACATACCTTGCCCAGGTTCGATGATGCAAAACAAGTGCTTTCTCCCTCTCCACACGCTCCAAACCGTGAAGAACAAGCCTGATTGCAGCTTGGGTGTCTCTCTCGAaaagtgtttgagttttgggggttttgattcgcgttatgttctgttttggggttaaaatgtgtttttgtaacggcagagaccgaggtgggttacggagagtGACGGAAACAgacctcaggtgggttaagtgatacttttcaaaccacgggtaggcaaagtgattttcgcccaaaccacaggtgggttatgtgtaattatcccacataaaaatgtcaatcaaactttttggattttctactttttatgtgtttttggatttttgacacaaaaacaagtaaagattgacaaaaaaaatgtaaaaacattcaaagtaaatagaaaacaaacaaaacatgcTATACAAATAGCCAACAAAGTAGTGTGTACTCTACAATAGagaaatcaaatcaagataAAGAGGTAAAGCACAGATCACACATGagattcaaggaattgtaccaacaccaatggtcttatgGAGTGATTCGAATTGTGGACCATcaagaggcttggtgaagatgtccgccttttgattgtctaTATGTATGAATTCAAGACACATAACTTTATCTTCCACCAAATCCTGGATGAAGTGGTAACAtatctctatgtgttttgaCTTTGAATACTGAACCGGATTCTTAGAGAGATTTATAGCACTGGTGTTATCACAGAAAACACACATTGTATCTTGAGGAAtcccatagtcatgaagtagcAATTTCATCCAAAGGAGTTGTATGCAACAACTTCCAATAGCTATGTACTCTGCTTCAGCTATAGAAAGAGACacgaaattttgtttcttgctcatccaagAGACAAGATTGTTTCCAAGATAGAAGCAGCCATCTAAAGTACTCTTGCGATCATCCACACTTCCAGCTTAATCTGCATCTGAATAACCTATAAGGCAAGCATTAGAGTCCTTTGAGTACCATAAGCCACAATCCAGAGTAGACTTGCCTTATTCTTTTGTGTATTATAGTGGTTGTGACGTTATTCCCACTAATGGGACAAGTTGttgatatgtaattatttattcagaTCTCTATTCTTTTCTGGCCATTGGTCTTTGTAATTATTacttagagctctgacttactcTAAAAGtatattcaatggaattattatgataattcttgatgttggtaTTGGATATGATCTATGTGGATTGGATTgtcaaaggaaagaaaaaaaaatttataggtaCTTTGAGAtgtctttctcatgctttgaACCCTTTAGGTTTTGGGCTGTGACAATTATGGTATCAAAGTTTAGGTTATGATTCTGTAGACTTTGACAATAGGAATTGATTTTGAGTTAAGTCAAAGCATTAGGGGTTTGATGAATTCTTTATTTTGTACCTTTATTCATGCTTCCACCTGCTATTCCTTTTTCCTTATCTATCTTTTCTATGTTAACCTTTTATGTTGCATTGTGATTTACTTGCCTGTTTCTTGGGTATAGGTATAAGTACCTTGGTACATTATGCCTCCTAAAAAGAAAGTACATAAAGTAAGGCATGTGGATGAGGTTATAGCTCCAGAGCATGGCCATAAGCAACACCAAGAGCGTAAGAGATCTGTCACTCCTGATGGTGGCGAGATTGATGAGGTGGCAATGGTAGAAAGGATTTATGCTAGGATTGCTAGAGCAGTCTAGGGTAGTGAGTGTAGGAGGGAGGGTTGAACTTTTGGGGAGTTCCataggcttgactcattcttttgtgtATTATAGTAGTTGTGACTTTATTCCCACTAATGGGACAAACTGttgatatgtaattatttatttagacctctattcttttgtaGCCATTGGTCCTTGTAATTATTTCTTAGAGCTCTGACTTGCTCTGAGAAtatattcaatggaattattgtgataattcttgatgttagtattggatataatttatatggattggattgtcaaaggaaagaaaaaaaaaatttacaagtaCTTTGAGAtgtctttctcatgctttggaccctttggggtttgggATGTGACAATTATGACGCTCTTACCTATGGGGGTGGTTCATCTTcaagttaaaacacttattggttagtactttattttagcAACTGATCGCACTACATGGTGTGACTACTGTTTTTGATGtattatttgaaactaattgtattatattacacttgaaaatttatatttgctttCTACAACTTATACATTAGGAGTGGTGATTTTAATTCATTAGTGTGGCTACTCTTAATGTattgttagaaatgtttcttataacatagttaatgtttttactttacgattttaatgtagtattgtttttatatttgtgtagATTTCTTATTGATGGCTTTAGGGAatttacttttggcattacttgaagacatatgaggacatcttctgttggttctaattatattatgctacactttttgtattgttataaaacatcttaagttattgtatgtgttgTCAACAATTATTGaatggaaggagtttgaattggatacctattttattttttacttgtggaatgtatggatagattttttttttataaatgtgttattcaaatgtgtggttttaataatgtaataacgggttacaggttaatattaaagtcatgaaaaaaataaaaactgaaaataagttttagcgACAAATTTTCCATCACAactatagcaacaaaaaattgttttagtgataAAATATTTCGTTGTTAAATGTAGaagaattttttaagaaatggttttagtgacaaattatttttgtcactgAATAGTGTTTTTAGCGAAGAAAACATTTAGAGATGAAACGTTTTCAtcgctaaaagttttttcttttttatacaaaTCAGACTTTTagtgaagaaattttttgtcaCAGGATTTTTTGTGATGGGGCTATAGTGATGAAATGAGTTTCGTCATTAATAAGTAGATTTTGTTGCTAAAGGTtcttagtgacgaaaaactggacttttagtgacaaattttttcgtcactgaaagtacattttgttgtagttaaccaaattaatttattaattcaattaacatgtaAACATGTGGTAGCAcgaacaaatcaccaattaccTGATAtgtagtagaaattaaattgacacggtgatttgtttacgaatggggaaaacctacacggcaaaagccccattgggtgattttaaggtcaccacttccgaaaattcactattatcaaaacaagtggttacaagtaaaggaatcccaataccttatactaacctatagttaaacccttaccgcaatacccaattggacttgttctgtagtaacaATCTATCctttttcaatgcatggctcgcaatacatgactaaccaatagatacgcggatctcagtacgcgacttaatcaccaacttgagaaagatgttggttgcaaagttttttcagttcatcacacaatgGAGATCAcaaagctccttggtcacaaaaccttagagtgtacaaacacagcagtttcttcaagagaaagatgaactaggctaaattctatctccggtcacaatttgcatgaacaaaacttttCTTCACACCTGCGCaaccttttacggcccttaaaataatccttatatatgtttaagattgtgagaaaagaaaacccaaacatatacacacatattggatgaaaaacagctCTTGAAAAACTAAATTCCATAAaactcgatagatagggtatctatcgagctagctatcAAGCTTCAGGTTTCAATTGctttttaaatctcaatagatgctagttgttgagctttaaaatccaacacattttcacttgtttcttggacagatttgcatggctttaacacttgaagttgaaaccttattccttgatgcattaaacacatcctagatttacctaattacaagtaaagtgcattatgtcaaaagattagccaattctaaattgacatatgttcctaacatcaaatcacatatatcctaacaatcttccacattggcaatccatgacaaaaccataacaaacaaatgaacatatgaaagAAGTCATGAATTATTCagctcatattcacttgttgaatataataaaatctatcctaacacaaactcttgaaaaactctgcaagaagagagtttatggcaagtagactttgacaacctgtatttttgaaacactttaaacaaaactcatcaaggtatcttagtgtgaaaacaaaaatataagattgcatatattatataagaaGCATATgcataaagggagaaaagaaacaacacatgtaaagataggtgaaagaaagtaataacaacctcaatatatatatatatatatatcaacataaGTAAAAGGTGTGCTATCActaagtggtcacaagaccaatatacaagagataatgtatctaaaataaaaggaaaagaaaagatacaaaaatctCATTACATCCCTCATATacacactccccctatcacaaaatctcctatactaaccctcCCCTTATGAGTATGACTACTTTCATCTCAaaactactctccctttttgtcacaagtgacaaaGGATAAGTACATcgagtagacatctcatcatcattaGGCGAGCTAgcaccatcatcctcatcagcaTCCTCACTACCCGTgccatcatcactctcatccttAAAGGCTGGTGGAGATGGAGAGGAAGCAACAGTGAAACCACCTATGATAGCTTGTCGTCTTGCGATATGACCGACATGGGTGTTCACtagacacaactcatcactgagagtgtcaaggtgagcatccatgccCACAAGCtatgccatgatggcctcaagTGTCACCCCACTCTCAGAAGATAAAGGAGTAGAGGTGGATGAAGCGGTAGAAGCTAGAGGAGCTACCGTCTCTGTTTAGGGCTACCTCTGTCTAAGCTGTGCCCCGTTCCGTCTAATGATAGCAACGTCTATGGCACCCATCACATAAAAATGAGGAGACTTGGGATAGGAGACGGAAAAATGGCGAAGTACTCGGGTGATAgccaaaggaaaaatgagcttatcacgggtcgccGTATCCCTATAGATATCTATAATGGATAGAATAAAGTGAGAAGGGAAGTCGATAGAGATATCCTCTAAGAGGAACAataaaaatcgagcacgaggctctgtaatgAAGTTATAGTAAGACAAATAATgaagaacaaatgtcatcaccatattaaggaacctcagaccttttgcaaagcctgaGTAAGGAGTGTTTTGATGGTCACCCCAAGAAGAAGGTGTCTCATAGAAGCGAGACGAGAGTTCATCTTTGGCCACAGTCCGCAGACGATCGCAaccagggtagtcaggatgtGCTACCCTAGGAATTTGTAGTACCTCGGATATAATATCCGGAGTAACTACAATGCGCGTACCTTAAACATGAGAGAAGAAATGAGGTACAGAAGTATTGATTCTGTGCATATTGGAGCAAAACTCCTGTATAATCATAGAGGGACAAGTGACTGGGATGTCACAAAGTGACTCCCAACCCATACTAtgaatgacagtgggtaggTTAGTGTCGAAAAAGTCCGACAGAATGACGTAACATTCCAACTGAATGCCTCGTCTACAAAAGTTCTCCGAAAAAGTTCGTTCGGGTTTTATCATCATGGAACCATACAGAAGAAGGTGTAGggtgaaaagaagaagatgccccAGAATGCAGAGGGTTTTGAGATGGAGTAGATTtgcgtttaggtgccatagagtAGACtaacacaagaaaaagaaagagagagaaagagacaatcagaaaagtacCAACAATagcaatatataagaatataaagaaattaaaggtgtgtatgcatgaacatgtgacatacaaacttaaaaatatcatgggttcaacccaatccaaacctactaGCACACAGCAttgcaacaaagtaaacacatatctaaatgcatgaaacattgttataatgcaaatgtgatgcaatgcatgatgttttaaaacaatttaaacataacccatcccaaaaatttcacaaaaacctcaatagttttgaaaagtcccaaaaaatttcaaaaatcccaaaagttTGGTAAAAAATCACGAAATGTATGATAAGATGATGAAAAGAAGATCATACCTATGAGTGAGAGGTGTTTGGGAAGGTGAGAAGTCTGAAAGGATCGAGAGAGATTAAGAAAAGTGAGGGAGAGATTGCGTAGATCCTTTATATAGaaacttcataaatctcgacaaatTGAGATGTGTCGAGATTAAAAACATGTGTAATAGCTATCGAAGAGTTGTCTAGGATCCATTAAGAGCTGTCCATAGTAAAGgaatctcgatggatcgaggaaGCTTTTGAAAAGCTATCGAGCAACTAGAAAGTATATCGATGGATCAAGTAGctatcaagaagctatcgagaatgCAACAAAAAGCAACTGAAGGGTCAcaatagatagcctagctgtcaAGAGGTGTCTAGCAacgtcgagattgcttaaaaacaatttttcaggaagagaaaaacatagatatgaatgcaatcaagtaTGCTATACAACTAATGATCctaacaacattttaagctctcaaaattatctctcaataagaaaaatgttaagcacataaatccaaaacacacacacacacacacacacacactctaaACAcgtataacaaattttatatttcaaaaaaaaaaattaagacagtttagtgagcatacatttacacaagtattccttgtgatggccaaatcacattgtacctgcacatgcatcaaaagtagcaaagaatattgtgtgcTGTGTGTAAAAAAACATCTCAAGATTGCATAaatgtctacatgttatgatgatttgagatatgagaaaatcattttaattcacacacaatcataactatttaatggagactatcacctttgaggtacatcctatgactcccacatctcctagaatacatgcttgcaatcatgtataaagtattttgattctttttgcttttcatttttctttgcgtatttttcttttaagaaaatcatGCATGGTCacataagagatagaaaagaaatacccaatgatcttaagcatttgacattttACTTTTGCTATGTccaagcatacaaatgtcattttatgattggcaagcaatagtggtgagatggctatatatgcctttctcttaggattttctagtccttcttgtcaaaaagagtgatatgagtgttaagcacaagagattacttaaccttactcatcacaaacataaGCCACGAAGCTCCcttacttagttgtgcatagagatgcaaTAGATGGTAAGATGCTCTTGACAAATACTATAATcatggaggagtttttgcatccatagaaGTTAGGTGCAATAGCTACCAGTAGCGATGTACTCAGCTTTTGCAATAGATAAAGAAATGgaattctacttttttttcatcttggagacaagattattacccacatagAAACAACCCCCCAATGTACTCTTTCTATTATCAACATTCCCAGCCTAGTCAACAACAAAATACCTagctaagacatcatttgtgtcCTTGCTGTACCACACACCAAAGCTGGCAGTGGctttgacatactttatgattcttttcaaagcaatcatatgtgactctttgggattagcttgatatctagcacacactcctacactgtaactaatgtcaAGTCTACTAGCAataaggtaaagaagactacctaGTATACTTCTATAAAGAGATGAATCAAAACTTTTTCTTAACAAGTTAATAGTGATTTTAACATTTAGGCTCATAGAGGTTCTAACAGAACTAGTAGATTCCAAACTAGATATTTTCACAAGATTtctagcatatttagattgagataggaaTGTCCCTGACAAATTTGCAAGCCAAGGAAGTGAGTcagctctccaatcatgctcatctcgaacTCACTctgcatgagttttgagaaactatgagcaagttcatccttagtcAACCCAgagatgatatcatcaacatagacttgagcaACTATTAACTCGTTGTCTTCCCTTTTGATGAAGAgagtttgattaatttttccTCTTGTGAACCTATGTAACACTAAGTATTGTGtgagccgatcataccaagctctaggggCTTGCTTCAAACCATAAAGAGCCTTCTTGAGGTACAACACATGATCCAgaaagtgtggatcaatgaatcATTTTGGTTGAGCCATatagacatcttctttaaggaacccattcaagaaagcagtctttacatccatttggtaAAGCTTGAACTTCAAGTGACATGCTAGGGCTAAGAGAACTCTGATGGACTCCTTACGGGCTACTGGAGCAAATGTCTCATCATAATCTACCCCTTCCATTTGAGAATATCCTTGAGCTACATGACAAGCCTTGTTGTAGATCACATTACCCTCATCATCAGTCTTATTgcggaatatccactttgtgccGATGATATGCTCACCCTCCGATCTAGGTACTAGAGTATAGACATCATTCCTCTGAAACTAAAGTAGTTCATCATGCATAGCTTCAACCCAACTTTCATCCTGAAATGCTTCCTCAACTTTAGTGGGTTCAATCTGTgacaaataacaagaataagacacaaagtcagcaacacatttatcaactgtaCATTTCCTTAGTGTAAGTTCATTCATGTTTCGCAAAGTTTTTA encodes:
- the LOC115989842 gene encoding uncharacterized protein LOC115989842 codes for the protein MDGSDDEQVPKQVEFNAKSDMRNVVLKKEMKFPNAKVFRAALREYAIKKPIDIKFKLNEKTKISVHCKNGCGWRCYASQISGELTFQIKTLTDDCTCPKSFKNTQATSAYVAKRFIEDFSKNPNWEVNGVHNHVMQNLSVDLSVNQVYRSKRKAKDLINGDEQLQYGVLRDYAQMITTVDKGSRVILQTEMAEETSQPKFKRIFGGQILSATAKDANDNIFPVAMAVVEQETRESWIWFLEIFADDIGRPEELQLVFISDRQKGLIPAIETLFLTMEHRYCVKHIYNNFKVDHKGLELKDTLWRCAAATTVREFERCMQYIRDLDEKAYEYLANIAPAQWTRSHFTPRALTDCLVNNLSESFNAMILKSRDKPILAMLEWIRVRLMTRLYTKREGIQKYAGKLCPSIQDRLEKLKVESKAFSATPAGSFLYEVGSQYESHLYKH